A genomic stretch from Alteribacter keqinensis includes:
- a CDS encoding LCP family protein, with protein MGKKILLITLTFLVVLVVGAGGYVWQAVNATIGSIQENIDRSQSEKRQEAIDLEEGDPISILLMGVDELETRDDLGRTDTILLLTVNPKEESINMVSLPRDTLTEIRGQRTEDKISHAHAMGGSETALYTVEHFLDIPVDYFVKVNMESFVGLVDAVGGVEVDNEFEFTFHEMHYPEGTIKLDGEEALGYARMRKDDPKGDFGRQIRQREVIEELIDKGASFSSITNLTEILEVVEDNVQTNLSLDEMWDIQSGYKNTINNVEQHEIEGEDRKMDGISYFFPNESELESLSDELKEHLEVEE; from the coding sequence ATGGGAAAGAAAATACTTCTTATTACGCTTACTTTCCTTGTGGTTCTCGTTGTGGGAGCGGGAGGCTATGTGTGGCAGGCTGTGAATGCCACGATCGGAAGCATCCAGGAAAACATCGACCGCTCTCAGTCGGAAAAGCGCCAGGAAGCGATTGACCTGGAAGAGGGTGATCCCATCTCCATCCTTTTGATGGGGGTGGACGAGCTTGAGACCCGGGATGATTTGGGTCGTACGGATACAATCCTTCTGCTGACAGTTAATCCGAAAGAAGAATCGATCAACATGGTGAGTCTGCCCCGTGATACGCTGACCGAAATACGGGGGCAGCGTACAGAGGATAAAATCAGTCACGCCCATGCCATGGGAGGAAGTGAAACAGCCTTGTATACGGTGGAGCACTTCCTTGATATTCCTGTTGATTATTTTGTAAAAGTAAACATGGAAAGCTTCGTCGGTCTCGTTGATGCTGTCGGCGGAGTCGAAGTGGACAATGAGTTTGAGTTTACCTTCCACGAAATGCATTATCCGGAAGGAACAATCAAGCTGGACGGGGAGGAAGCCCTCGGCTACGCACGCATGAGAAAGGACGATCCTAAAGGAGACTTTGGCCGTCAGATCAGGCAGCGTGAAGTGATCGAAGAGCTTATTGATAAAGGAGCAAGCTTTTCTTCCATTACGAATCTGACTGAGATTCTTGAAGTAGTGGAAGACAACGTTCAGACGAATCTCTCACTCGATGAGATGTGGGATATTCAGTCGGGCTACAAAAACACCATCAATAACGTCGAGCAACATGAAATCGAAGGGGAAGACAGAAAAATGGACGGCATATCCTATTTCTTCCCTAATGAAAGTGAGCTGGAGTCGCTCTCTGACGAATTAAAAGAACACCTTGAAGTAGAAGAATAA
- a CDS encoding gamma-glutamyltransferase, protein MLKKILTITLLLNTFLIGIANPHLVSGEGENTAEQDEDYDNYGVSAAHPAAVEAGMEVLENGGNAVDAAIAVSYALGVVEPFGSGIGGGGKMLILPPEEEDPVVYDYRAAAPYDDEWGDKITGVPGFVEGLNRVHNDYGLMPFEHLISPAIDLAEDGFRVDYLLWERLEAASYRLPVEELSHFYPRGEAIKPGRNLKQPELAETLTKIQAHGAHAFNRDQFGEMINNAVPYLDGSDLDEYEVELTEPVVGELKEGTIYSADPPHAGVSLVQSLLLAEEMNIEETKGDEEEYVHLMSEISKVTKRDRIANIGDESDSLKEELTSENHIEELADEISSDEPSPDIGTEEESGDDEKTDTTHFVVVDQDGMVVSTTNTLSNFFGSGEYTDGFFLNNSIQQFSEFESSPNSYEPGKRSRSLTAPSIYVDDERVVGIGSPGGNRVPSVMAQVLTRHLYFDEPWEDAVNAKRFYGESDILYVEEDFDESVLGALRDRGYEPETRNLSVFFGGIQALDFNMEDGSIVGIADFRRDGLWDAKDNVSWMEYAQYGLVGLFILSIIFPLMHIIHCLPFFRTKNETVNRILRKEKGMSILIPCYNEQGIIKTSLETIESLSYSNFEVLYINDGSTDKTLAYLDNFLQLKPSNRTPHRKLDHKKVKTVYQSQLYPHIYVVDKWNGGKADALNAGIEYASEDLVITLDADTMLTDQAMPKVNETFEDEDVVAAGGMVHVLQTKTANSLSRLSLKHTNLLVRLQMLDFLKAFYITKVSLARFNALAVISGAFGIFRRQALIDVGGYRSTVGEDIDITLRMQKYIAANKNKKVVHIKDAISYTEMPETVKDFFKQRVRWQKAYIDCIIHFNSFFAKTLFRKAVSFFYIFESFLVGIVSAFILTAFFVINGIFYPPDSYLQYVLFYLTYLFLFGVIYDIAALIFTRAHGFKFRMRDIFILGATILFDIFIYRFILMYIVMHGTIAYFFNTDWNKVERTGRDYKTESKPAA, encoded by the coding sequence ATGTTAAAAAAAATACTCACGATCACGTTACTGCTCAATACATTTCTCATCGGGATTGCCAACCCCCACCTTGTATCAGGTGAGGGAGAAAACACGGCTGAACAAGACGAAGATTACGACAACTACGGCGTCAGTGCGGCCCACCCCGCTGCTGTAGAAGCCGGAATGGAAGTGCTGGAAAACGGCGGGAACGCTGTCGATGCGGCCATTGCGGTTTCCTATGCCCTCGGTGTTGTTGAACCGTTCGGATCGGGGATCGGCGGCGGCGGAAAAATGCTGATTCTGCCTCCGGAAGAAGAAGACCCTGTCGTTTATGACTACCGTGCCGCAGCACCTTACGATGACGAATGGGGTGATAAGATCACCGGTGTGCCGGGGTTTGTTGAAGGACTGAACAGAGTCCATAACGATTACGGACTGATGCCCTTTGAGCACCTGATCTCTCCGGCAATTGACCTTGCGGAAGACGGGTTCAGAGTGGATTACCTTCTTTGGGAACGTCTTGAGGCGGCTTCCTACCGCCTCCCTGTAGAGGAGTTATCTCACTTTTACCCGCGGGGAGAGGCGATTAAACCCGGAAGAAACCTCAAGCAGCCGGAACTGGCTGAAACATTGACCAAAATTCAGGCACACGGTGCCCACGCTTTTAACCGTGATCAATTCGGAGAAATGATCAATAATGCTGTTCCCTACCTGGACGGCAGTGACCTGGACGAGTATGAAGTGGAGCTCACTGAGCCTGTGGTTGGAGAGCTGAAAGAGGGGACCATTTACTCGGCAGACCCGCCCCATGCCGGAGTTTCCCTTGTTCAGTCCCTGCTTCTGGCTGAAGAAATGAATATTGAAGAGACAAAAGGCGACGAAGAAGAATATGTTCACCTGATGTCTGAAATTTCGAAAGTCACAAAGCGTGACCGAATCGCCAATATCGGGGACGAGTCGGATTCGCTAAAAGAAGAACTCACGAGCGAGAACCATATTGAAGAGCTGGCAGACGAGATTTCATCCGATGAACCTTCTCCTGACATTGGTACAGAGGAAGAAAGCGGCGACGATGAAAAGACAGATACAACTCATTTTGTTGTCGTGGACCAGGATGGTATGGTGGTATCAACCACGAATACACTGAGCAACTTCTTCGGCTCGGGAGAGTATACGGACGGTTTCTTTTTAAACAACTCGATTCAGCAGTTCAGCGAATTCGAATCCTCCCCAAACAGCTATGAGCCCGGTAAGCGTTCAAGAAGTTTAACCGCGCCTTCCATTTACGTGGATGATGAACGTGTGGTGGGAATCGGAAGCCCGGGAGGAAACCGGGTACCTTCCGTTATGGCCCAGGTGCTCACAAGACATCTCTACTTTGATGAGCCATGGGAAGACGCCGTCAATGCGAAACGGTTTTATGGTGAGTCAGACATCCTTTATGTAGAGGAAGACTTTGACGAGTCGGTACTCGGCGCCCTCAGGGACCGGGGTTATGAGCCGGAAACACGGAACTTATCGGTCTTTTTCGGAGGCATTCAGGCTCTTGATTTTAATATGGAAGACGGCTCCATAGTGGGAATTGCCGATTTCCGGCGTGACGGCTTATGGGATGCAAAAGACAATGTATCATGGATGGAATATGCCCAGTACGGACTTGTCGGCTTGTTTATTCTGAGTATCATTTTCCCGCTGATGCATATCATCCACTGTCTGCCGTTTTTCCGGACGAAGAACGAAACCGTGAACCGCATCTTGAGAAAAGAAAAAGGCATGAGTATTCTCATCCCTTGCTACAATGAGCAGGGCATTATAAAAACGTCTCTCGAAACCATTGAATCGCTCTCGTATTCGAACTTTGAAGTGCTCTATATTAATGACGGCTCAACGGACAAAACGCTCGCGTACCTTGACAATTTTCTGCAGTTAAAGCCGAGTAACCGTACGCCGCACAGAAAGCTGGATCATAAAAAGGTAAAAACCGTCTATCAGTCCCAGCTTTATCCCCACATTTATGTAGTGGATAAATGGAACGGCGGAAAGGCCGACGCCCTTAATGCAGGGATCGAGTATGCCAGTGAGGATCTTGTGATTACCCTTGATGCGGATACGATGCTCACCGACCAGGCGATGCCGAAAGTCAATGAAACGTTTGAGGATGAGGATGTCGTGGCAGCGGGAGGAATGGTTCATGTCCTACAGACGAAAACGGCCAATTCCTTAAGCCGTCTGTCCCTTAAGCACACCAACCTGCTTGTACGCTTGCAGATGCTCGATTTCCTGAAGGCGTTCTATATTACAAAGGTATCCCTTGCCCGCTTTAATGCCCTGGCTGTTATTTCAGGAGCATTCGGGATTTTCAGAAGACAGGCCCTGATTGACGTAGGCGGCTACCGCTCCACTGTAGGGGAAGACATTGACATTACGTTGAGGATGCAAAAATACATTGCAGCAAACAAAAACAAGAAGGTTGTCCACATTAAGGATGCCATCTCCTATACCGAGATGCCTGAAACGGTGAAGGACTTCTTCAAACAGCGTGTCCGGTGGCAGAAAGCCTACATCGATTGTATTATTCACTTTAACTCGTTCTTTGCAAAAACGCTCTTCAGGAAGGCTGTCTCTTTCTTCTATATCTTTGAGTCTTTCCTTGTGGGAATTGTATCGGCGTTTATTTTGACGGCCTTTTTCGTCATCAACGGGATCTTTTATCCGCCTGATTCCTACTTGCAGTATGTACTGTTTTATCTGACCTACTTGTTCCTGTTCGGGGTCATCTATGATATTGCCGCTCTGATCTTTACGAGAGCCCACGGCTTTAAGTTCAGGATGAGGGATATCTTCATACTTGGCGCAACGATTTTGTTTGATATCTTTATCTACCGTTTCATCCTCATGTACATTGTAATGCACGGTACGATCGCCTACTTCTTTAATACAGACTGGAACAAGGTTGAGAGAACAGGCAGAGACTACAAAACCGAATCAAAACCCGCAGCGTAG